In Elaeis guineensis isolate ETL-2024a chromosome 1, EG11, whole genome shotgun sequence, a genomic segment contains:
- the LOC105060329 gene encoding nuclear intron maturase 4, mitochondrial isoform X2 — MPSFEHWRFCATNFLLEEAEDVGESMNQLRKRSTAPISLAKSLACLPDESPTPEKRKPLTRMELKRLMEVRIKKRVKAQYLNGKFYDLMGSVIATADTLQDSYDTIRLNSNVDLASKRDDICFNSLAEELASGNFDVEANTSMMVAKGGCKECLVLPKLKLKVIQEAIRVVLEVVYRPHFSKISHGCRSGRGHRSALRYVCKEIGKPDWWFTVSLNKEADGNILSKLVSEMEEKIEDARLFSFIHRMFDARVLNLVFGSFPKGQGLPQEGVLSPILMNIYLDSFDHEVFRICMRYEGVGSDSADVKNGQRSKLRCWFRRQMKDCDNRNADQSTDAVETRLHACRYMDEILIAVYGSKDVALRIKDEIITCLRNSLYLNVEDRGDLFPVRKNSRGLQFLGVTVRVAAKETAALRAVHKLKDKIRLFASQKQEIWDAMTLRIGKKWLAYGLRRIKESEIKSLGLSTPVLDHISQFRKEGMKTDHWFKHLLKIWMEDVNAKVEANENIILSKYIAEPALPEDLRDSFHKFQKQAMEYVSSETASTLALMQSSTTNTKPISGTETTVLRTEASINFIKRSLYRYGLINVEGFPRHVSTLVLQDDALIISWFSGLVRRWLKWYSEFDNFGDIKHMMVECARKSCIRTLAAKYRMHEVLIEKRFELDQSGIPTTEDLETEMMASDFPISDDDEALMYGISSSGLCILSLSRVKVPTRIFNCFVMGCTTASPSMYTLHVKEKQRFPGWKTGFSTSIHSSLNRRRIGLCSQHVKDLYMGYISLQSIEFGALSR; from the exons AT GCCTTCTTTTGAACACTGGCGATTTTGCGCGACAAATTTCCTTCTCGAAGAAGCTGAAGATGTTGGCGAGAGCATGAACCAATTGCGGAAAAGAAGCACAGCCCCGATATCACTTGCCAAGAGCTTAGCTTGCCTCCCTGACGAATCCCCCACTCCTGAGAAGCGAAAGCCCCTGACACGAATGGAGCTCAAGAGATTGATGGAAGTTCGGATCAAGAAAAGGGTGAAGGCGCAGTACTTGAATGGGAAATTTTATGATCTTATGGGTAGTGTTATTGCCACTGCTGACACTCTTCAAGACTCATATGATACCATTCGGCTCAATTCGAATGTTGACTTGGCATCAAAGAGAGATGATATCTGTTTCAATTCCTTGGCGGAGGAGCTCGCAAGTGGCAATTTCGATGTCGAGGCGAATACTTCAATGATGGTTGCGAAGGGTGGATGTAAAGAGTGCTTAGTCCTTCCTAAATTAAAGTTGAAAGTTATTCAAGAAGCCATTAGAGTCGTACTTGAGGTTGTCTACAGGCCTCACTTCTCTAAGATTTCTCATGGTTGTAGAAGTGGAAGAGGGCACAGATCAGCCCTGAGATATGTATGCAAAGAGATTGGTAAACCTGATTGGTGGTTTACAGTATCTTTGAATAAAGAGGCTGATGGTAATATTCTGTCCAAGCTTGTTTCAGAAATGGAAGAAAAGATCGAGGATGCTCGGTTGTTTAGTTTTATCCATCGCATGTTTGATGCCCGAGTTCTTAACTTGGTATTTGGAAGCTTCCCAaagggccaaggtcttcctcagGAAGGAGTACTCTCCCCTATTCTTATGAACATATATCTCGACAGCTTCGACCATGAAGTGTTCAGGATATGCATGAGATATGAAGGTGTCGGTTCAGATTCTGCTGATGTGAAAAATGGCCAGCGCTCTAAGCTGCGCTGTTGGTTCCGAAGGCAAATGAAAGATTGTGATAATAGGAATGCCGACCAGTCAACTGATGCTGTGGAAACAAGACTACATGCTTGCAGGTACATGGATGAGATACTCATTGCAGTTTATGGTTCCAAAGATGTTGCACTCAGGATAAAGGATGAGATCATAACTTGCTTGAGGAACTCACTATATTTGAATGTGGAAGATCGTGGAGATCTGTTTCCAGTTAGAAAGAATTCTCGTGGGTTGCAGTTCCTTGGAGTGACAGTTCGTGTGGCTGCCAAAGAAACTGCTGCATTGAGAGCTGTACACAAGTTGAAGGACAAGATCCGGCTATTTGCTTCTCAAAAGCAAGAAATTTGGGATGCTATGACACTTAGAATAGGCAAGAAGTGGCTGGCATATGGCTTGAGACGGATCAAAGAATCAGAGATCAAGTCACTAGGGCTTAGCACTCCAGTGTTGGATCACATTTCACAGTTCCGTAAAGAGGGCATGAAAACAGATCACTGGTTCAAGCACTTACTTAAGATCTGGATGGAAGACGTGAATGCTAAAGTTGAAGCTAACGAAAATATAATCCTTTCCAAATACATTGCCGAACCAGCACTGCCAGAAGATCTGAGAGATTCGTTCCACAAATTCCAGAAGCAGGCCATGGAATATGTTTCTTCAGAGACAGCTTCCACCCTTGCATTGATGCAAAGCTCCACCACCAATACAAAACCCATCTCTGGCACTGAAACTACAGTTTTGAGGACTGAGGCGTCTATTAACTTCATAAAGAGAAGCCTCTATCGATATGGCCTGATAAATGTTGAAGGATTTCCACGTCATGTCTCCACCCTTGTCTTACAAGATGATGCTCTAATCATAAGTTGGTTTTCAGGGCTGGTGCGCCGGTGGCTAAAATGGTATTCTGAGTTTGACAACTTTGGAGACATTAAGCACATGATGGTTGAGTGTGCCAGAAAATCATGCATTCGAACTCTAGCAGCCAAGTATAGGATGCATGAAGTTTTAATCGAGAAGCGGTTTGAGTTGGATCAGAGTGGTATTCCTACGACAGAAGACTTAGAAACTGAAATGATGGCATCAGACTTTCCTATTTCTGATGATGATGAGGCTTTGATGTATGGAATCTCATCTAGTGGTTTGTGTATTCTGTCTCTATCAAGGGTTAAAGTCCCAACCCGGATATTTAATTGCTTTGTTATGGGATGCACCACTGCATCTCCAAGTATGTACACGCTTCATGTGAAGGAGAAGCAAAGGTTTCCAGGATGGAAGACGGGATTCTCAACATCAATTCATTCCAGCTTGAACAGAAGACGTATTGGCTTGTGCAGCCAGCATGTTAAGGATTTGTATATGGGATATATATCTCTTCAGTCTATAGAATTTGGTGCTCTGAGCAGATGA
- the LOC105060329 gene encoding nuclear intron maturase 4, mitochondrial isoform X1, producing MWAAACRRGPKSASYFLQRASLLPSTPTVHSCRPSFEHWRFCATNFLLEEAEDVGESMNQLRKRSTAPISLAKSLACLPDESPTPEKRKPLTRMELKRLMEVRIKKRVKAQYLNGKFYDLMGSVIATADTLQDSYDTIRLNSNVDLASKRDDICFNSLAEELASGNFDVEANTSMMVAKGGCKECLVLPKLKLKVIQEAIRVVLEVVYRPHFSKISHGCRSGRGHRSALRYVCKEIGKPDWWFTVSLNKEADGNILSKLVSEMEEKIEDARLFSFIHRMFDARVLNLVFGSFPKGQGLPQEGVLSPILMNIYLDSFDHEVFRICMRYEGVGSDSADVKNGQRSKLRCWFRRQMKDCDNRNADQSTDAVETRLHACRYMDEILIAVYGSKDVALRIKDEIITCLRNSLYLNVEDRGDLFPVRKNSRGLQFLGVTVRVAAKETAALRAVHKLKDKIRLFASQKQEIWDAMTLRIGKKWLAYGLRRIKESEIKSLGLSTPVLDHISQFRKEGMKTDHWFKHLLKIWMEDVNAKVEANENIILSKYIAEPALPEDLRDSFHKFQKQAMEYVSSETASTLALMQSSTTNTKPISGTETTVLRTEASINFIKRSLYRYGLINVEGFPRHVSTLVLQDDALIISWFSGLVRRWLKWYSEFDNFGDIKHMMVECARKSCIRTLAAKYRMHEVLIEKRFELDQSGIPTTEDLETEMMASDFPISDDDEALMYGISSSGLCILSLSRVKVPTRIFNCFVMGCTTASPSMYTLHVKEKQRFPGWKTGFSTSIHSSLNRRRIGLCSQHVKDLYMGYISLQSIEFGALSR from the exons ATGTGGGCCGCGGCGTGCCGGAGAGGTCCCAAGAGCGCATCCTATTTCCTCCAAAGAGCCAGCCTCCTACCAAGCACGCCTACAGTACATTCAT GTAGGCCTTCTTTTGAACACTGGCGATTTTGCGCGACAAATTTCCTTCTCGAAGAAGCTGAAGATGTTGGCGAGAGCATGAACCAATTGCGGAAAAGAAGCACAGCCCCGATATCACTTGCCAAGAGCTTAGCTTGCCTCCCTGACGAATCCCCCACTCCTGAGAAGCGAAAGCCCCTGACACGAATGGAGCTCAAGAGATTGATGGAAGTTCGGATCAAGAAAAGGGTGAAGGCGCAGTACTTGAATGGGAAATTTTATGATCTTATGGGTAGTGTTATTGCCACTGCTGACACTCTTCAAGACTCATATGATACCATTCGGCTCAATTCGAATGTTGACTTGGCATCAAAGAGAGATGATATCTGTTTCAATTCCTTGGCGGAGGAGCTCGCAAGTGGCAATTTCGATGTCGAGGCGAATACTTCAATGATGGTTGCGAAGGGTGGATGTAAAGAGTGCTTAGTCCTTCCTAAATTAAAGTTGAAAGTTATTCAAGAAGCCATTAGAGTCGTACTTGAGGTTGTCTACAGGCCTCACTTCTCTAAGATTTCTCATGGTTGTAGAAGTGGAAGAGGGCACAGATCAGCCCTGAGATATGTATGCAAAGAGATTGGTAAACCTGATTGGTGGTTTACAGTATCTTTGAATAAAGAGGCTGATGGTAATATTCTGTCCAAGCTTGTTTCAGAAATGGAAGAAAAGATCGAGGATGCTCGGTTGTTTAGTTTTATCCATCGCATGTTTGATGCCCGAGTTCTTAACTTGGTATTTGGAAGCTTCCCAaagggccaaggtcttcctcagGAAGGAGTACTCTCCCCTATTCTTATGAACATATATCTCGACAGCTTCGACCATGAAGTGTTCAGGATATGCATGAGATATGAAGGTGTCGGTTCAGATTCTGCTGATGTGAAAAATGGCCAGCGCTCTAAGCTGCGCTGTTGGTTCCGAAGGCAAATGAAAGATTGTGATAATAGGAATGCCGACCAGTCAACTGATGCTGTGGAAACAAGACTACATGCTTGCAGGTACATGGATGAGATACTCATTGCAGTTTATGGTTCCAAAGATGTTGCACTCAGGATAAAGGATGAGATCATAACTTGCTTGAGGAACTCACTATATTTGAATGTGGAAGATCGTGGAGATCTGTTTCCAGTTAGAAAGAATTCTCGTGGGTTGCAGTTCCTTGGAGTGACAGTTCGTGTGGCTGCCAAAGAAACTGCTGCATTGAGAGCTGTACACAAGTTGAAGGACAAGATCCGGCTATTTGCTTCTCAAAAGCAAGAAATTTGGGATGCTATGACACTTAGAATAGGCAAGAAGTGGCTGGCATATGGCTTGAGACGGATCAAAGAATCAGAGATCAAGTCACTAGGGCTTAGCACTCCAGTGTTGGATCACATTTCACAGTTCCGTAAAGAGGGCATGAAAACAGATCACTGGTTCAAGCACTTACTTAAGATCTGGATGGAAGACGTGAATGCTAAAGTTGAAGCTAACGAAAATATAATCCTTTCCAAATACATTGCCGAACCAGCACTGCCAGAAGATCTGAGAGATTCGTTCCACAAATTCCAGAAGCAGGCCATGGAATATGTTTCTTCAGAGACAGCTTCCACCCTTGCATTGATGCAAAGCTCCACCACCAATACAAAACCCATCTCTGGCACTGAAACTACAGTTTTGAGGACTGAGGCGTCTATTAACTTCATAAAGAGAAGCCTCTATCGATATGGCCTGATAAATGTTGAAGGATTTCCACGTCATGTCTCCACCCTTGTCTTACAAGATGATGCTCTAATCATAAGTTGGTTTTCAGGGCTGGTGCGCCGGTGGCTAAAATGGTATTCTGAGTTTGACAACTTTGGAGACATTAAGCACATGATGGTTGAGTGTGCCAGAAAATCATGCATTCGAACTCTAGCAGCCAAGTATAGGATGCATGAAGTTTTAATCGAGAAGCGGTTTGAGTTGGATCAGAGTGGTATTCCTACGACAGAAGACTTAGAAACTGAAATGATGGCATCAGACTTTCCTATTTCTGATGATGATGAGGCTTTGATGTATGGAATCTCATCTAGTGGTTTGTGTATTCTGTCTCTATCAAGGGTTAAAGTCCCAACCCGGATATTTAATTGCTTTGTTATGGGATGCACCACTGCATCTCCAAGTATGTACACGCTTCATGTGAAGGAGAAGCAAAGGTTTCCAGGATGGAAGACGGGATTCTCAACATCAATTCATTCCAGCTTGAACAGAAGACGTATTGGCTTGTGCAGCCAGCATGTTAAGGATTTGTATATGGGATATATATCTCTTCAGTCTATAGAATTTGGTGCTCTGAGCAGATGA